One window of Mangrovibacterium diazotrophicum genomic DNA carries:
- a CDS encoding SusC/RagA family TonB-linked outer membrane protein, whose protein sequence is MKKLPILFLIFSLMAAAPAIAQKITGTVISGGDKEPLPGVTVLEKGTTNGITTDFDGNFEFNLKDASDQVLVFSFVGYQTQEVPVNGQTKIDVVLQESDIAVDEVVVTALGIKRDKKALSYSSQTISDEDIANTQGVNFASSLSGKTAGVELRESSAGAGGSTKITLRGTRNITSSNQPLFVIDGIPMANYQTSDASGFYGGRDSGDGLSNINQDDIESMTILRGANAAALYGSQGSNGVILITTKKGKNGTTKATFSSNTSITQAFDLPDLQYKYGQTSEGSESSWGEEGDYDDSFVKDFFQTGVTTKNGITLSGGNDKTTTYFSYSNAYSEGVVPTNTFKKNNLTFKQSSKFFDDKLTVTSDVMLTQQKVHNKILNGYYWNPLLGLYNFPRSLDFDDYKNNYKVWDSDRNMWTQNWAISGNSEGEMNPYWILYKDQNDEKTNRIIGNVSLDYQLAEGLNLSARGSYDYTRQIYELKANAGSSSVLVSDNGRYIYSNLESYQAYGDLMLTYDHSLSDDLDLHAVIGTSYQNKTIGDGVAIDSDTYGLTLANVFTIQNISSIKAFSSGNVMDSRLIKESAFANISLGYNNMLYLDLSGRNDWSSSLAYTGNLSYFYPSVGLSAILSQMIQLPEAISFAKVRGSYARVSNEIPAFKTNPVNGVDVDNLISRNSVTPFTDLKPEMQDSYEFGLEMRFLNNRVGLDASVYQIDTKDQYLELDAPSGSYYDTYYVNAGHIRSKGLEITLSTTPVKGKKFSWDSNVNFTTNTNKIMKLSDDLDGYYTMGGGGEGYDMYVVEGGKMGDIYVYQYARDDDGNIILDDDTYVPTKNTTKRKVGNASPKWMMGWTNSFSYKKFNMSFQVDGKFGGNFVSMTNAYLDANGVSQATADAREAGGVKVKGVLSDGSAYEGTVDAQTYYTSTAGRAGIMEQYVYGSTNVRLRQVSLGYNFDLQKYTNLINNINLSLVGSNLFFFYNEAPTDPDITISTGNGSQGVENFGAPTSRSLGFNLQVNF, encoded by the coding sequence ATGAAGAAGTTACCCATTTTATTTTTAATCTTCTCTCTAATGGCAGCTGCTCCGGCAATTGCTCAGAAAATTACAGGGACTGTTATATCGGGCGGCGACAAAGAGCCGCTACCGGGTGTAACCGTACTTGAAAAAGGGACAACCAATGGGATTACAACCGACTTTGACGGAAACTTTGAGTTTAACCTCAAAGATGCTTCCGATCAGGTGCTGGTTTTTTCTTTTGTTGGTTATCAGACTCAGGAAGTCCCGGTAAACGGACAAACTAAAATTGATGTCGTACTACAAGAAAGCGACATTGCGGTGGATGAAGTAGTTGTCACCGCTCTCGGTATCAAGCGAGACAAAAAAGCGCTGAGCTATTCTTCTCAGACCATTTCTGACGAAGATATCGCTAATACACAAGGCGTTAATTTTGCATCGAGTTTGAGTGGAAAAACAGCCGGTGTTGAACTCAGAGAAAGTAGCGCGGGCGCGGGAGGTTCTACGAAAATTACGCTTCGGGGAACACGAAATATTACCTCCAGCAACCAACCCCTTTTTGTAATTGACGGTATCCCGATGGCTAACTATCAAACGTCGGATGCCAGCGGATTCTATGGTGGACGCGACAGTGGTGATGGTTTGTCAAACATCAACCAGGATGACATCGAGAGCATGACTATTTTGAGAGGCGCCAACGCCGCTGCCCTTTACGGTAGCCAAGGCTCGAACGGTGTGATTTTAATCACCACTAAAAAAGGGAAAAACGGTACAACAAAAGCAACTTTCAGCTCAAATACCAGCATAACACAAGCGTTTGACCTGCCTGATCTTCAATACAAATACGGCCAAACTTCTGAGGGCTCAGAATCAAGTTGGGGCGAAGAAGGCGACTACGACGATTCGTTTGTGAAAGATTTTTTCCAAACAGGTGTAACAACCAAAAACGGTATAACGCTTAGTGGTGGTAACGACAAAACAACGACCTACTTCTCTTACTCAAATGCTTACTCCGAAGGTGTTGTACCAACCAACACATTCAAGAAAAACAACCTGACATTCAAACAGTCTTCGAAATTCTTCGATGATAAATTGACGGTGACTTCGGATGTAATGTTGACACAACAGAAAGTACACAACAAGATTCTGAACGGTTACTACTGGAACCCGTTGCTTGGTTTATACAACTTCCCCCGCAGTTTGGACTTCGACGACTACAAAAACAATTATAAAGTGTGGGATTCGGATCGTAACATGTGGACTCAAAACTGGGCGATATCCGGAAACAGCGAAGGAGAGATGAACCCCTACTGGATTTTGTATAAAGACCAAAATGATGAAAAGACAAACCGTATCATCGGTAACGTTTCTCTTGACTATCAATTGGCCGAAGGGTTAAACCTATCTGCCCGCGGAAGCTACGACTACACCCGTCAAATCTACGAATTGAAAGCGAATGCCGGTTCCAGTTCTGTATTGGTATCCGACAACGGACGCTATATTTACTCTAACCTGGAAAGCTATCAGGCATATGGAGACTTGATGTTGACATACGACCACAGCCTTTCAGATGACCTTGATTTACACGCAGTAATCGGAACAAGTTACCAAAACAAAACAATTGGCGATGGAGTCGCTATTGACAGTGACACATACGGTCTTACCCTGGCCAATGTCTTTACAATTCAAAACATCTCTTCAATTAAAGCTTTCTCTTCAGGAAATGTGATGGATTCCCGCCTGATCAAAGAATCGGCTTTTGCCAATATTTCATTGGGCTACAATAACATGCTTTACCTGGATCTTTCAGGTCGTAATGACTGGTCATCTTCTTTGGCTTACACCGGCAACTTGTCTTATTTCTACCCATCGGTAGGTTTAAGTGCGATTTTGAGCCAAATGATTCAATTGCCCGAAGCAATCAGCTTCGCAAAGGTGCGCGGATCATATGCCCGTGTAAGTAACGAAATCCCTGCTTTCAAAACCAACCCGGTTAATGGTGTAGATGTGGACAACCTGATTTCCCGCAACTCAGTGACGCCGTTTACCGATTTGAAACCAGAGATGCAGGACAGCTACGAATTCGGTTTGGAAATGAGATTCCTGAATAACCGCGTGGGACTTGATGCTTCTGTTTACCAAATTGATACGAAAGACCAATACCTGGAACTGGACGCACCCAGTGGTTCATACTACGACACATACTATGTAAACGCAGGCCACATCCGCAGTAAAGGTTTGGAAATTACATTATCGACAACTCCGGTGAAAGGCAAGAAATTCTCTTGGGATTCAAACGTCAACTTCACGACCAACACCAATAAAATCATGAAATTGAGTGATGACCTGGATGGTTACTACACCATGGGTGGTGGCGGCGAAGGCTACGACATGTACGTTGTTGAAGGCGGAAAAATGGGCGACATCTACGTTTACCAATACGCCCGCGACGATGATGGTAACATTATTTTGGATGACGACACCTATGTTCCAACGAAGAACACAACAAAACGCAAAGTTGGAAACGCTTCTCCAAAATGGATGATGGGCTGGACAAACAGCTTTAGCTACAAAAAATTCAACATGAGTTTTCAGGTTGATGGAAAATTCGGTGGAAATTTTGTTTCAATGACCAATGCTTATTTGGATGCCAATGGTGTATCGCAAGCTACTGCCGACGCTCGCGAAGCAGGAGGTGTAAAAGTAAAAGGTGTTTTATCTGACGGTTCGGCTTACGAAGGTACCGTTGACGCACAAACCTATTACACAAGTACTGCCGGACGTGCAGGTATTATGGAGCAATATGTTTACGGTTCTACAAACGTACGTCTGCGCCAAGTATCACTGGGTTACAACTTCGATCTTCAAAAATACACCAACCTGATAAACAACATTAATTTATCTCTGGTGGGCTCTAATCTTTTCTTCTTCTACAACGAAGCACCAACTGACCCGGATATTACCATCAGTACAGGTAACGGTTCTCAAGGTGTAGAAAACTTTGGCGCACCGACTTCAAGATCTTTAGGGTTCAACCTTCAAGTTAACTTTTAA
- a CDS encoding RagB/SusD family nutrient uptake outer membrane protein, translating to MRNTLYISAIFALLLNMVGCTSNFDSENTDPYGVTEEQAAIDFVNIGGYLTTMQKYIYNVTTGLQTEQNLTGDAFAQYMVPPTPFQSNRNNVTYNFVWYSQQWDITYSNEMSNLSLIVNKYNVDTEYPNFYAWGQVLKIFAMQRVTDNYGPIIYSDYGAESAPYSYDSQKDVYYAFFDELDAAIDTLTTYADAGSTAFEKFDAAYGGDVAEWVKAANSLRLRLAMRLANVDPTKAQEEAEAAISQEYGVMETNDDNFMVDLGSSVHPLWYFSDSWSDCRMCATVESIMGGYSDPRLPMYFETATDGDLADGTYKGIRQGIAIDSKSTYVDFSGISSTITGSTTAQIMTAAEVSFLRAEGSLRGWSMGDLSAEEYYNQGIQQSFEQYGLSSYSTYEDDETSTFADYVDPKNSDNSFSASSDITIKWDASESNERNLERIITQKWIALFPDGQEAWSEFRRTGYPKLLPVVVNYSSGKISTDEFVRRTPYPDAEYTSDAEGVAGGVTLLGGVDTGGTRVWWDTGTGTNF from the coding sequence ATGAGAAATACTTTATATATAAGTGCAATTTTTGCTTTGCTTCTGAACATGGTTGGTTGTACCAGCAATTTCGATTCTGAAAATACCGATCCATATGGTGTAACCGAAGAGCAAGCGGCAATCGATTTCGTAAACATTGGCGGGTACTTAACGACTATGCAAAAGTATATTTACAATGTGACTACCGGCTTGCAAACTGAGCAAAACTTAACGGGAGATGCATTTGCTCAATACATGGTTCCGCCTACCCCATTCCAGTCGAACCGGAATAACGTAACCTATAACTTTGTGTGGTACAGCCAGCAATGGGATATTACCTACAGTAATGAAATGTCGAATCTCTCCTTGATCGTAAACAAGTACAATGTCGACACCGAATACCCGAACTTCTACGCATGGGGACAGGTTTTGAAAATTTTCGCCATGCAACGTGTGACCGACAACTATGGTCCGATTATCTACAGCGATTATGGTGCGGAATCGGCTCCATATAGCTACGACTCACAAAAAGACGTATACTACGCCTTCTTCGACGAATTGGATGCTGCAATTGATACCTTGACAACATATGCCGACGCTGGAAGTACTGCATTCGAAAAATTCGACGCAGCTTACGGCGGTGATGTTGCCGAATGGGTAAAAGCAGCAAACTCACTGCGTCTTCGTTTAGCCATGCGCTTAGCGAATGTTGATCCTACAAAAGCCCAGGAAGAAGCAGAAGCTGCTATAAGTCAGGAATATGGTGTAATGGAAACAAACGACGACAACTTCATGGTTGATTTGGGTAGTTCGGTTCACCCTCTGTGGTATTTCAGTGATAGCTGGAGCGACTGCCGGATGTGTGCTACTGTAGAATCAATCATGGGAGGTTACAGCGATCCACGTTTGCCAATGTACTTTGAAACTGCAACAGACGGTGATTTGGCGGATGGTACCTATAAAGGTATTCGTCAGGGTATCGCTATCGATTCCAAATCAACCTATGTAGACTTCTCAGGTATTAGCTCAACGATAACCGGGTCTACAACCGCTCAAATTATGACAGCAGCTGAAGTGAGTTTCTTGCGCGCTGAAGGCTCATTGCGCGGCTGGAGCATGGGCGACCTGAGTGCAGAAGAATACTACAATCAAGGTATCCAACAGTCCTTCGAACAATATGGACTGAGCAGCTATTCAACCTACGAGGACGACGAAACCAGCACATTTGCAGACTATGTTGATCCAAAAAACTCGGATAACAGCTTCTCTGCGTCAAGCGACATCACCATTAAATGGGATGCTTCTGAAAGCAACGAACGCAACCTGGAGCGTATTATAACTCAAAAATGGATTGCCTTGTTCCCCGACGGACAAGAAGCCTGGTCTGAATTCAGACGCACAGGTTATCCTAAATTATTACCGGTTGTCGTTAACTACAGTAGCGGAAAAATCAGCACCGATGAATTCGTAAGAAGAACTCCGTATCCGGATGCAGAATACACTTCTGATGCAGAAGGTGTGGCAGGTGGTGTAACACTGCTTGGCGGTGTAGACACCGGCGGTACCCGCGTTTGGTGGGATACAGGCACGGGCACAAACTTTTGA
- a CDS encoding alpha-L-fucosidase produces the protein MKQFIVLASILLVLVSGLKAQELGIHPQSHEYEWPKDQKVLEKLDQWQDLKFGMIIHWGLYAVPGIIESWELCSEDWINRPDSMTYNEFKQWYWGLKDQFNPVNFDPDQWAQAASDAGMKYLVFTTKHHDGFNMFDTQQTDYKITNGLFASNPKANVAKYVFDAFRAKGFWIGAYYSKPDWHNQDFWWDKYATPNRNVNYDIRKFPEKWENFKTFAYNQIGELMHDYGKVDILWLDGGWVRPKETVNEEVLSWGAPIPDWDQQIDMPKIATMAREAQPGLLIVDRTVHGPYENYQTPERAIPEKQLPYPWESCITLGNNWGFVPNEHYKTPATVVHDLAEIVAKGGALLLGVGPKPDGTLDPEAVKLMEEIGAWMDANGKAIYNTRITPVYEDGNVYFTASKDAKTTYAIACLDEKSDVPATVKWKGNIPAKGSKMTLLSANKTVKWKVVNDEVVVSIPSSFRSKNSSYPALSFEFKSGK, from the coding sequence ATGAAACAATTCATTGTTCTGGCTTCAATTTTACTCGTCTTAGTTTCCGGCCTTAAAGCTCAGGAACTAGGCATCCACCCACAGTCGCACGAATATGAGTGGCCCAAAGATCAAAAAGTATTGGAAAAGCTGGATCAATGGCAAGACCTCAAATTTGGAATGATCATCCACTGGGGCTTGTACGCAGTTCCGGGAATTATCGAATCGTGGGAACTTTGTTCTGAAGACTGGATCAATCGCCCCGACAGCATGACCTACAACGAATTCAAACAGTGGTACTGGGGATTGAAAGATCAGTTCAACCCGGTTAACTTCGACCCGGACCAATGGGCACAAGCTGCTTCCGATGCCGGTATGAAATACCTGGTTTTCACAACGAAGCACCACGACGGATTCAACATGTTCGACACTCAACAAACAGATTATAAAATCACAAATGGTCTGTTTGCCAGCAATCCAAAAGCAAATGTTGCCAAATATGTTTTCGATGCCTTTCGTGCTAAAGGGTTCTGGATTGGTGCTTACTATTCAAAACCAGACTGGCACAACCAGGATTTCTGGTGGGACAAATACGCCACTCCCAACCGTAACGTGAACTATGATATCCGTAAGTTTCCGGAGAAATGGGAAAACTTCAAAACATTTGCCTACAACCAAATTGGCGAGTTGATGCACGATTACGGCAAAGTGGATATTTTGTGGTTAGATGGCGGTTGGGTACGTCCAAAAGAAACCGTTAACGAGGAAGTTCTTTCATGGGGAGCGCCAATCCCTGATTGGGATCAGCAGATTGACATGCCGAAAATCGCAACCATGGCTCGCGAAGCACAACCCGGTTTGCTAATTGTCGACCGTACGGTGCATGGCCCTTACGAGAACTACCAAACTCCGGAGCGCGCCATTCCGGAAAAACAACTTCCCTACCCTTGGGAAAGCTGTATCACACTCGGCAACAACTGGGGCTTTGTTCCAAACGAACATTATAAAACTCCGGCAACCGTGGTTCACGACTTAGCAGAGATTGTTGCAAAAGGCGGTGCCCTGCTTCTTGGCGTTGGCCCAAAACCTGATGGTACCCTCGATCCGGAAGCCGTGAAGCTGATGGAAGAAATCGGGGCCTGGATGGACGCCAACGGTAAAGCAATCTACAACACCCGCATCACTCCGGTTTACGAAGATGGCAACGTCTATTTCACCGCCAGCAAAGACGCGAAAACAACTTACGCGATCGCCTGCCTGGACGAAAAATCAGACGTACCTGCTACCGTGAAATGGAAAGGTAACATTCCGGCGAAAGGAAGCAAAATGACTCTGCTTTCAGCTAATAAAACCGTAAAATGGAAAGTTGTCAACGATGAAGTAGTTGTTTCAATTCCTTCTTCATTCCGTTCAAAAAATTCAAGTTATCCGGCTTTGAGCTTCGAATTCAAATCGGGTAAATAA
- a CDS encoding alpha-L-fucosidase → MKKVILNSLSILFLALSISSCQTKVPAPAAVGPVPDARQLAWHDMEMNAFIHFTINTFTDKEWGYGDESPELFNPTNFDAEQWVSVLKEAGFKGVILTCKHHDGFCLWPSEYTDHDIAESPFEEGKGDIVKAVSDACHKFGLEFGIYMSPWDRNRADYGQPSYVEYYRNQLKELFTNYGPVFEMWFDGANGGDGYYGGANEMRKIERRTYYDWPTTLSMVHEIQPQVLFFSDGGPDLRWVGNEQGYVNETNWSTITTDTLYAGKSGIEDLLGTGSIDGKEWCPAEVNTSIRPGWFYHASEDDKVKSPEVLFKLYMESVGRGSTMLLNIPPDRRGLFHENDVASLQGFHKLLEERFGNDLAKNAKVIASETRGDASEYGAANVVDGNKESYWATNDGTTSGSLEIDLGSAQEIHYVQLDEYIQLGQRVKKFKVEAEVDGAWKEIANGTTVGYKRILAVDPVTASKIKITIEDAKACPVISTVSLY, encoded by the coding sequence ATGAAAAAAGTAATTCTAAATAGTTTAAGCATTCTATTCCTGGCTTTGAGCATTAGCTCGTGCCAAACAAAAGTTCCTGCACCGGCCGCTGTTGGACCGGTTCCGGATGCGCGTCAACTGGCTTGGCACGACATGGAAATGAATGCCTTCATTCACTTTACAATCAATACATTTACTGATAAAGAGTGGGGTTATGGCGATGAATCTCCTGAGCTTTTCAACCCAACCAACTTCGATGCAGAACAATGGGTTTCTGTCCTGAAAGAGGCCGGTTTCAAAGGGGTGATCCTCACGTGTAAACACCATGACGGGTTCTGTCTTTGGCCATCGGAATACACTGATCACGACATTGCTGAAAGCCCCTTCGAAGAGGGAAAAGGCGATATCGTAAAAGCTGTGTCGGATGCTTGTCACAAATTTGGTTTGGAATTCGGTATTTACATGTCTCCTTGGGACAGAAACCGTGCTGACTACGGCCAACCATCCTACGTGGAATACTACCGCAACCAATTGAAAGAACTGTTCACCAACTACGGACCTGTTTTCGAAATGTGGTTCGACGGTGCAAACGGCGGAGACGGGTATTACGGTGGTGCCAACGAAATGCGCAAAATCGAACGCAGAACATATTACGACTGGCCAACGACATTGTCCATGGTACACGAAATTCAACCTCAAGTTTTGTTTTTCAGCGATGGCGGACCGGATTTGCGTTGGGTTGGTAACGAACAAGGCTACGTAAACGAAACCAACTGGAGCACGATCACGACAGATACCTTGTATGCCGGAAAATCGGGCATTGAAGACTTGCTGGGAACCGGTTCTATTGATGGTAAAGAATGGTGTCCTGCCGAAGTAAACACGTCTATTCGTCCGGGATGGTTCTATCATGCTTCGGAAGACGACAAAGTGAAATCTCCGGAAGTACTGTTCAAATTATACATGGAATCTGTTGGTCGCGGATCAACGATGCTGTTGAATATCCCTCCGGATCGCAGAGGTTTATTCCACGAAAATGATGTTGCTTCCCTACAAGGATTCCACAAATTGCTGGAAGAACGCTTCGGAAACGACCTGGCGAAAAATGCTAAAGTAATTGCTTCGGAAACACGCGGCGATGCCAGCGAATACGGTGCAGCCAATGTAGTCGATGGCAACAAAGAAAGCTATTGGGCAACCAATGACGGTACAACCAGCGGAAGCCTGGAAATCGATCTGGGTTCAGCACAGGAAATTCACTACGTACAATTAGACGAGTACATCCAACTGGGACAACGCGTGAAAAAATTCAAAGTTGAAGCTGAAGTTGACGGTGCCTGGAAAGAAATTGCGAACGGAACAACTGTTGGCTACAAACGTATTTTGGCAGTAGACCCTGTTACTGCTTCTAAAATCAAGATTACGATCGAAGATGCGAAAGCATGCCCTGTAATTTCTACTGTTAGCCTCTACTAA
- a CDS encoding glycoside hydrolase family 35 protein has product MRLLPIIVLLISMLPSGSFAQSKGFSIEDGEFRQNGQVIQIHSGEIHYPRIPKEYWRHRFQMMKAMGLNTVATYVFWNYHETAPGVWDFKTGNKDLAEYIKTAGEEGMYVILRPGPYVCAEWEFGGYPWWLQNNPELEIRTNNEAFLDSCKTYLQHLHTAVDGLFASQGGPIIMVQAENEFGSYVAQRTDIPAEEHQAYKMAIYNMLKETGFPEPFFTSDGSWLFDGGAIDGVLPTANGEGNVNNLKTAVDKAHNNQGPYMVAEFYPGWLDHWAEPFVTIGAEDIAKQTKTYLENGVSFNFYMVHGGTNFAFTSGANYNEEHDIQPDITSYDYDAPISEAGWATPKYMAIRELMQEYSKTKLPEIPKQIPVMAYPAQKVTAKMDVLTWLKKEKPVVADNPQTFEELGQGYGYVLYRKRFTQPVSGTLKIDGLRDYAVVYVNGKKVGELNRVFNNYELNVNIPFNSMLEILVENMGRINYGAEIVHNKKGIISPVLLNDFEITGGWEMYKMPMDESPEVKAASVKEGRPVIYESTFTLNKTADTFLDMSKWGKGIVFVNGHNIGRYWKVGPQQTLYVPGCWLNKGENKIVIFEQLNDQAQTEITFTDKPVLESLVLD; this is encoded by the coding sequence ATGAGATTACTTCCAATTATAGTTTTACTGATTAGCATGCTGCCTTCGGGCAGCTTTGCTCAATCAAAAGGATTCTCGATTGAGGACGGAGAATTTCGCCAGAATGGCCAAGTGATCCAGATTCACTCGGGTGAAATACACTATCCCCGCATCCCGAAAGAATACTGGAGACACCGCTTCCAGATGATGAAAGCCATGGGATTGAACACAGTGGCAACTTACGTTTTTTGGAACTACCACGAAACAGCTCCGGGAGTATGGGACTTCAAAACAGGAAACAAAGATTTAGCAGAATACATTAAAACAGCTGGAGAGGAAGGCATGTACGTCATTCTTCGTCCGGGCCCTTACGTTTGTGCCGAATGGGAATTTGGCGGTTATCCCTGGTGGTTGCAAAACAATCCCGAGTTGGAAATCAGGACCAATAACGAAGCATTTCTGGATTCGTGCAAAACTTACCTGCAACACTTGCACACAGCTGTTGACGGGCTTTTCGCCTCTCAAGGCGGGCCAATCATCATGGTTCAGGCTGAAAACGAATTCGGATCTTACGTGGCTCAACGCACCGACATTCCCGCTGAAGAACACCAGGCCTATAAAATGGCCATTTACAACATGCTGAAAGAAACCGGCTTCCCGGAACCATTCTTTACCTCTGATGGTAGCTGGTTGTTCGACGGTGGTGCTATCGATGGTGTGCTGCCAACGGCCAATGGCGAAGGCAATGTAAATAACTTGAAAACTGCGGTTGACAAAGCTCACAATAACCAAGGACCATACATGGTTGCCGAATTTTATCCCGGCTGGTTGGATCACTGGGCTGAGCCATTTGTGACTATCGGCGCTGAAGATATCGCCAAGCAAACAAAAACATACCTGGAGAATGGCGTGAGTTTCAACTTCTACATGGTTCACGGGGGTACAAACTTCGCGTTTACCTCAGGCGCCAACTACAACGAAGAGCACGACATTCAACCCGATATTACCAGTTACGACTACGATGCACCAATCTCAGAAGCAGGATGGGCTACCCCAAAATACATGGCTATTCGCGAGTTGATGCAGGAATACTCGAAAACCAAATTGCCGGAAATCCCGAAACAGATCCCGGTAATGGCCTACCCTGCACAAAAAGTTACCGCAAAAATGGATGTGTTAACCTGGCTGAAAAAAGAAAAGCCGGTTGTAGCCGACAATCCTCAGACTTTCGAGGAACTCGGTCAGGGATATGGTTATGTGCTTTACCGCAAACGTTTCACACAACCGGTTTCAGGAACGTTGAAAATTGATGGTTTACGCGACTACGCCGTGGTTTATGTGAACGGCAAAAAGGTTGGCGAACTTAACCGTGTTTTCAACAACTACGAACTGAACGTGAATATTCCATTCAACAGCATGCTCGAAATTTTAGTTGAGAACATGGGCCGTATCAACTACGGAGCCGAGATTGTCCACAACAAAAAAGGCATCATCTCCCCTGTCCTGCTGAATGACTTCGAAATTACCGGAGGTTGGGAAATGTACAAGATGCCGATGGATGAGTCTCCGGAGGTAAAAGCGGCTTCAGTAAAAGAAGGTCGTCCTGTAATTTACGAATCAACATTCACCCTAAATAAAACCGCCGACACCTTTCTCGACATGAGTAAATGGGGCAAGGGAATCGTATTTGTTAACGGACACAACATTGGCCGGTATTGGAAAGTTGGTCCGCAACAAACCTTGTATGTACCCGGATGCTGGCTGAACAAGGGTGAAAACAAAATTGTGATTTTCGAGCAACTGAACGATCAGGCGCAGACCGAAATTACATTCACTGATAAACCCGTATTGGAAAGCCTGGTGCTGGACTAA
- a CDS encoding carbohydrate-binding family 9-like protein encodes MRKLLQYSLFATVAFLSGSCNAQSPWTAYEHLFLPGEHYIAYQAGEKIDIDGRADESSWSKAEWSDDFADIEGDTKPAPLYRTRMKMLWDETNLYILTEMEEPDIWSYYDKRDMVVFHENDIEVFIDPDGDGLNYFEYEVNALNNLFDLFLPKSYRSSGQALISYNSLDFQSAVSIDGTLNTPGDTDKKWTVEMKIPFSDLVMWGSPITPNDGDQWRINFSRVNWQTDVKDGKYVKKTNPETGKPLPEYNWVWSAPGIISMHAPERYGLVQFSNHKAGEEPVAFNYPADQHLRDCCWLVFYKQQAYHSKNKTYATTLDQLGLTDTLERNGQTFQVKLTATPYQYKVFVTSPDNKTFSVNNDGFIQAVLK; translated from the coding sequence ATGAGAAAATTACTTCAATATAGTTTATTTGCCACTGTAGCGTTCCTTTCCGGAAGCTGCAACGCGCAATCGCCATGGACAGCATATGAACACTTGTTTTTGCCGGGAGAGCACTACATTGCCTACCAAGCCGGTGAAAAAATAGATATCGACGGGAGAGCTGATGAAAGCTCATGGAGTAAAGCGGAATGGTCTGATGACTTTGCAGACATTGAAGGAGACACAAAGCCTGCACCGCTTTACCGCACCCGCATGAAAATGTTATGGGATGAAACCAATCTGTACATTTTGACAGAAATGGAAGAACCAGACATTTGGAGTTACTACGACAAACGCGACATGGTAGTCTTCCATGAAAATGATATTGAAGTATTTATTGACCCGGACGGCGACGGTCTGAATTATTTCGAATACGAGGTGAATGCTTTGAACAACCTTTTCGATTTGTTCCTGCCTAAATCATACCGTTCCAGCGGTCAGGCACTCATTAGCTATAACTCGTTGGATTTTCAAAGTGCCGTATCAATCGACGGCACTTTGAATACTCCCGGTGACACCGATAAAAAGTGGACTGTGGAAATGAAAATCCCGTTCAGCGACCTCGTTATGTGGGGCAGCCCAATAACTCCAAACGATGGCGATCAGTGGCGGATCAATTTCTCGCGCGTCAATTGGCAAACAGACGTTAAAGACGGCAAGTACGTCAAAAAAACAAACCCCGAAACCGGCAAACCGCTACCCGAATACAACTGGGTTTGGAGCGCACCGGGAATCATCAGCATGCATGCTCCCGAGCGTTACGGGCTGGTTCAGTTCTCGAACCACAAAGCAGGCGAAGAACCAGTTGCTTTCAACTATCCTGCAGATCAACACCTTCGCGATTGCTGCTGGTTGGTTTTCTACAAACAACAGGCTTATCACTCCAAAAATAAAACATACGCCACCACACTTGATCAGCTTGGCCTAACCGACACGCTCGAGCGCAACGGGCAGACTTTTCAGGTAAAACTAACCGCAACACCATACCAGTATAAGGTATTTGTTACATCACCCGATAACAAAACTTTTTCGGTTAACAACGATGGCTTTATTCAAGCCGTCCTCAAATAG